One segment of candidate division KSB1 bacterium DNA contains the following:
- a CDS encoding T9SS type A sorting domain-containing protein → MKINLALFTFMLVVSAAAQPKPGKWYCIEAAYEGNVVEDLDAVFEILDQEYYEASFKKGSETGRVKSLYTFSPAKDTLYSELTTTAPSTYSSGSSWGTKLYYEFSLRCSQELWEKVGQTALGWGLPPVGRKKCFILIETRDSLLVLRSGNGKTRLTYTHGAKRAPHNPVLFAVNMDVQLQLGNFKPQAGDSAAVEINLPDGNLRVILQRRNSTNIYEGEYDFPPTKVGSEIVYRFSRWNAAAGEWVAEREPRRFTHEGGKIKLPVAFFDQQTNVYPLADIAVIENEKKKDSPAAAYDIHKKRWLIVWRETSDNPTALWGRFLDQNGPAGDPFEIFNNGAFRLYSPQVEYLAGSKRYLIVWSDSRVAKSDIYGILIDGDGNKVFVSRSLAGGEFVICNHDSSQYSPKISYNKQRKTVLCAWVDGRNARISEGGWTANSDIYGRLLNENGDFAPPGDPNDSRFALPIAVSPDHEETMPDAAYLGLHGGKKIDEWLVVYLRYTLSGNEIGIWGVRLAGADGSRLDTWGRPVGNHPLLKAADRNSAPWLPEFPISGQSSNGTMQICSTVGGFADYVGSPHVAANDETYDMPNLPAQKHINPLPECMVVWTAYQNNGADILGQRVSYFPDAEAFARGFKPQVEADTLTSVVLLDQKGKPADTGSWKTWPDFPICTDPYNQEYNGIDYNQQDGTFLTVWNDYRGNQWDGSWGSEPNWYPPPADIYGQRMRVMPHDTLFTLVDESGNPGASPLINTTISGSEANEGMFSYPVVTYGMHANEFCIAYRYAGSPEQSNIHAAFFNGKSTIPEEEPDTRVSANASVVSFTLHQNYPNPFNPNTEIRFALSRSAPVRLSIYNSLGQLVTVLCDRLYDAGDYRLSWNGTDYENRPVSGGIYFCRLESDTQVKTIKMALIK, encoded by the coding sequence AGCTGCGCAACCAAAGCCGGGAAAGTGGTACTGCATCGAAGCCGCCTATGAGGGAAATGTCGTCGAGGACTTGGATGCGGTTTTCGAAATTCTTGACCAGGAATATTATGAAGCCTCTTTCAAAAAGGGATCTGAAACCGGACGGGTGAAATCATTGTACACTTTTTCACCCGCCAAAGACACGCTTTATTCTGAGCTGACAACCACTGCCCCATCCACTTACAGCAGCGGATCGTCTTGGGGAACTAAGCTTTATTACGAATTTTCGCTTAGATGCTCGCAGGAATTATGGGAAAAAGTCGGACAAACTGCACTGGGGTGGGGATTACCGCCGGTGGGCCGAAAAAAATGTTTCATTTTAATTGAAACTCGAGACAGCCTGCTGGTTTTGCGCAGCGGGAACGGTAAAACCCGCTTGACCTATACCCATGGAGCCAAACGAGCTCCGCACAACCCGGTGCTCTTTGCCGTTAATATGGATGTTCAGCTGCAATTGGGGAATTTCAAACCGCAGGCAGGGGATTCGGCGGCTGTAGAGATCAACCTGCCTGACGGTAACCTGCGAGTGATCCTGCAGCGCCGAAATTCAACGAACATTTATGAGGGGGAGTATGACTTTCCGCCGACTAAAGTCGGCAGCGAGATCGTTTACCGTTTCAGCCGATGGAACGCTGCCGCCGGGGAATGGGTCGCTGAAAGAGAGCCGCGCCGGTTTACGCACGAAGGCGGAAAAATAAAACTGCCCGTCGCATTTTTTGATCAGCAGACGAATGTTTATCCTCTCGCAGACATAGCGGTAATTGAAAACGAAAAGAAAAAGGATTCGCCTGCCGCCGCTTACGATATTCATAAAAAACGGTGGTTGATCGTCTGGCGGGAGACGAGCGATAATCCGACCGCCCTATGGGGCCGTTTCCTCGATCAAAACGGGCCTGCAGGCGATCCATTCGAAATTTTCAACAACGGTGCCTTTCGGCTTTACAGCCCGCAAGTTGAATATCTCGCCGGCAGCAAGCGGTATTTGATCGTTTGGAGCGACTCCCGTGTCGCAAAATCCGACATTTACGGTATTCTGATCGATGGCGACGGCAATAAAGTTTTCGTCTCTCGTTCTCTTGCCGGAGGAGAATTTGTCATCTGCAACCACGACAGCAGCCAGTATTCCCCCAAAATATCCTATAATAAACAACGAAAAACCGTACTCTGCGCATGGGTCGACGGCCGAAATGCCAGAATAAGCGAAGGCGGATGGACGGCTAACAGCGACATCTATGGTCGGCTGTTAAATGAAAACGGTGATTTTGCACCCCCAGGCGATCCGAATGACTCTCGATTTGCTTTGCCGATTGCCGTTTCGCCGGATCACGAGGAAACGATGCCGGATGCAGCGTATCTCGGCCTGCACGGAGGTAAAAAAATCGATGAATGGCTGGTGGTCTATCTTCGTTATACCCTCTCAGGCAACGAAATCGGCATCTGGGGAGTACGGCTCGCCGGCGCCGACGGCAGCCGATTGGATACATGGGGCAGACCGGTCGGCAATCATCCGCTCTTAAAAGCTGCCGATCGAAATTCGGCGCCTTGGCTGCCAGAGTTCCCGATCAGCGGGCAGAGCAGTAACGGCACTATGCAGATCTGCAGTACCGTCGGCGGCTTTGCAGATTATGTAGGCTCACCGCATGTTGCCGCCAACGATGAAACCTATGACATGCCGAACCTGCCTGCTCAAAAACATATCAATCCTTTGCCCGAATGCATGGTGGTGTGGACGGCTTATCAAAACAATGGTGCAGATATCCTGGGACAAAGAGTCAGCTATTTCCCCGATGCCGAGGCATTTGCGCGGGGTTTTAAACCACAGGTCGAAGCAGACACTTTGACCTCTGTCGTTTTATTGGATCAAAAAGGCAAACCGGCTGATACCGGAAGCTGGAAAACCTGGCCGGATTTTCCCATCTGCACTGATCCTTATAATCAAGAATATAACGGCATTGATTACAATCAACAAGACGGGACATTTTTAACCGTTTGGAACGATTATCGGGGCAATCAATGGGACGGCAGTTGGGGAAGCGAACCGAACTGGTATCCGCCGCCGGCAGATATTTACGGTCAACGGATGCGCGTCATGCCGCACGATACTCTGTTTACCTTAGTTGACGAGAGCGGCAATCCGGGCGCCTCACCCTTGATCAATACAACAATTTCCGGCTCTGAAGCAAATGAAGGCATGTTTTCATACCCTGTCGTTACCTACGGCATGCATGCAAACGAATTTTGCATCGCTTACCGCTATGCCGGCAGCCCGGAACAGAGCAATATCCATGCAGCCTTTTTCAACGGCAAATCGACAATACCGGAGGAGGAACCGGACACTCGGGTATCCGCAAACGCTTCTGTCGTCTCTTTTACTTTGCATCAAAACTACCCGAATCCATTCAATCCAAACACCGAAATCCGCTTTGCATTATCACGGTCGGCCCCCGTTCGATTGAGCATATATAACAGCCTGGGGCAACTGGTAACCGTTCTATGCGACCGCTTGTATGATGCAGGCGACTATCGATTGAGTTGGAACGGCACCGACTATGAAAATCGCCCGGTCTCAGGCGGCATTTATTTCTGTCGCTTGGAATCCGATACCCAGGTCAAAACCATCAAAATGGCATTGATCAAATAA
- a CDS encoding acetylxylan esterase, translating to MSEFFNSLILLLLPFILFAQRQDVNYEESRVPTYTLPELLRCRDGSPVNDAQTWLYKRRPEIYALFAEHVYGKMPEKRVKIKWQVLEKSNSALDGAAMRKQVRIFLLGKKEGPFMDLLLYTPTGEKSSPVFLGLNFNGNHTVIDDPAVRLPESWVPNDPKFGITDHRAKEANRGAAASRWPIREIIARGYGIATIYYGDIDPDDEGRFDNGIHPYFYAKGQAQPEPDEWGSISAWAWGLSRAMDYLENDPDVDGDKVIVWGHSRLGKTALWAGASDPRFAMVISNNSGCGGAALSRRRFGETLKIINTTFPHWFCDHFNRYNDAEDDLPVDQHMLIALIAPRPVYVASAENDLWADPRGEFLAAKYASPVYRLFGLQGLAAEEMPPVNQPVMGSIGYHIRSGGHDVTLYDWQRFMDFADLYF from the coding sequence ATGTCCGAGTTCTTCAACAGCCTGATTCTCCTTTTGTTGCCCTTTATCCTATTTGCGCAAAGGCAGGACGTCAACTATGAGGAATCCCGAGTTCCTACTTATACGCTGCCGGAACTCTTGCGTTGCCGTGACGGCTCGCCGGTTAACGACGCGCAGACCTGGCTCTACAAACGTCGCCCGGAAATCTATGCGCTGTTCGCTGAACACGTATACGGGAAAATGCCCGAGAAACGGGTCAAGATCAAATGGCAAGTGTTGGAAAAGTCCAATTCGGCTCTTGACGGGGCGGCCATGCGCAAACAAGTGCGCATCTTTCTGCTGGGGAAAAAAGAAGGGCCCTTTATGGACCTGCTTCTTTATACCCCAACGGGGGAAAAATCGTCCCCCGTCTTTTTGGGTTTGAATTTCAACGGCAATCACACGGTCATCGACGATCCGGCGGTGCGGCTGCCGGAGAGCTGGGTGCCCAACGATCCAAAATTCGGCATCACGGATCATCGTGCAAAGGAGGCCAACCGCGGCGCCGCCGCCTCACGCTGGCCGATCCGTGAAATTATTGCCCGCGGCTACGGAATAGCTACAATCTATTACGGCGACATCGACCCGGATGACGAAGGCCGTTTCGACAACGGCATCCATCCCTATTTTTATGCAAAAGGGCAGGCGCAGCCCGAGCCGGATGAGTGGGGATCCATTTCCGCATGGGCGTGGGGGCTGTCGCGCGCCATGGATTACCTGGAGAATGATCCCGATGTCGACGGCGATAAAGTGATCGTTTGGGGCCATTCGCGGCTCGGCAAGACGGCTTTGTGGGCAGGAGCCTCGGATCCGCGTTTTGCCATGGTCATTTCCAATAATTCCGGCTGCGGCGGCGCGGCACTGTCCCGTCGGCGCTTCGGCGAAACCCTCAAAATCATCAACACCACTTTTCCGCACTGGTTCTGCGACCATTTTAACCGCTACAACGATGCCGAAGACGATTTGCCGGTCGATCAGCACATGTTGATTGCTCTGATCGCCCCGCGGCCGGTCTATGTTGCAAGTGCCGAGAATGATCTTTGGGCTGATCCGCGCGGCGAATTTTTAGCCGCAAAATACGCCTCGCCGGTCTATCGGTTGTTCGGCCTGCAGGGACTTGCTGCAGAAGAAATGCCTCCAGTCAATCAACCGGTCATGGGGTCGATCGGCTACCACATCCGCAGCGGCGGTCACGACGTGACACTTTACGATTGGCAACGTTTCATGGACTTTGCCGATCTGTATTTTTAA
- a CDS encoding DUF3298 and DUF4163 domain-containing protein: MTNNRILTLLAAALLLFCRKDAPPGKELSFNMMQTTRSWRAENGIDAQLTASFSYPHFYGNAAADSLNRFVKELIVVHTLNEPADVEIEDAAQWFVDQFREYIIKSDYSQNWELKISIDVIYQSPKVWTLRLDTYRFTGEAHGNSYVELIVFDPRNGQRLLPEDFTDRREALLLQQVAESKFREQHQIPADASLEETGFWFEEDQFYLTGNFGVTKEGFLFIYNPYEIAPYALGRTELLITWEELRPFLKPTNPLSDTIDQSTE, from the coding sequence ATGACTAATAATCGAATCTTAACTCTGCTTGCCGCCGCTCTTTTGCTCTTTTGCCGCAAAGACGCTCCTCCTGGCAAGGAGCTCTCTTTTAACATGATGCAGACGACTCGCTCCTGGAGGGCCGAAAACGGCATCGACGCGCAACTGACGGCTTCTTTCAGCTATCCGCACTTTTACGGCAATGCGGCGGCGGATTCACTCAATCGCTTTGTCAAGGAGCTCATCGTCGTTCATACTTTGAACGAACCGGCTGATGTCGAAATTGAAGATGCGGCACAATGGTTTGTCGATCAATTTCGTGAGTATATAATAAAAAGTGACTACAGCCAAAACTGGGAATTAAAGATTTCGATCGATGTGATCTATCAATCGCCGAAAGTATGGACTCTTCGGCTCGATACTTATCGCTTTACCGGCGAGGCGCACGGCAACTCCTATGTTGAGCTCATTGTCTTCGATCCGCGCAATGGTCAAAGACTTCTGCCTGAAGATTTTACCGATCGTAGGGAAGCATTGCTGTTACAGCAAGTTGCGGAGAGTAAATTCCGTGAACAACATCAAATTCCGGCTGATGCTTCGCTGGAGGAAACCGGCTTTTGGTTTGAGGAGGACCAATTTTATCTCACCGGCAATTTCGGCGTCACAAAGGAAGGATTCCTTTTTATTTATAATCCGTATGAAATCGCCCCCTACGCACTCGGACGAACAGAGCTGCTCATCACTTGGGAAGAATTGCGGCCCTTTTTAAAGCCGACTAATCCTCTAAGCGATACCATCGATCAATCAACGGAGTGA
- a CDS encoding selenocysteine lyase yields the protein MDWTRFRKHIIGIDQQYETPYGMVKMVYADWTAGGRLYRPIEKKLMHDLGPFVGNTHTETNVTGTSMTLAYQEAHRIIKRHCGAGPNDVIINAGFGMTAAVNKFQRILGLRLP from the coding sequence ATGGATTGGACTCGTTTTCGAAAGCACATCATCGGCATTGACCAACAATACGAAACACCTTACGGCATGGTAAAGATGGTCTACGCCGATTGGACCGCCGGCGGTCGGCTCTATCGCCCGATCGAGAAAAAGCTGATGCATGATCTCGGGCCGTTTGTCGGCAACACGCACACGGAAACCAACGTAACCGGCACCTCGATGACTTTGGCGTATCAGGAAGCGCACCGCATCATTAAGCGCCACTGCGGTGCCGGGCCGAACGACGTGATCATCAACGCGGGATTCGGCATGACGGCCGCGGTCAACAAGTTTCAGCGCATCCTCGGCTTACGGCTGCCT
- a CDS encoding metallophosphatase family protein: MRYAIISDIHGNLAALQRVLERIDEENCDRIICLGDVVGYGPFPNECCELVQNRAAITLCGNHDAVAGGRIRPDFFTVYAAQAIHWTLGRLNEANQRFLAGLPLIQREGNLIFVHSTPQEPEEWHYLTSIARAGREFESFSEQICFIGHTHMPTAWVQVDGVIERRTAEFLRILPEERYIINVGSVGQPRDNNPDACFGIWDDERSEFRLIRTAYDIRATQQAMREHRLPDFLIERLAYGR, from the coding sequence ATGCGTTATGCGATTATCTCCGATATTCACGGCAACTTGGCGGCTCTGCAGCGGGTTCTGGAAAGAATCGATGAAGAAAACTGCGACCGCATCATTTGTCTGGGCGATGTGGTCGGATATGGTCCATTTCCGAACGAGTGTTGCGAACTCGTACAAAACCGAGCGGCGATTACCCTATGCGGCAATCACGATGCGGTTGCCGGCGGCCGCATTCGTCCCGATTTTTTTACCGTCTATGCGGCGCAGGCGATCCACTGGACGCTCGGCAGACTCAATGAGGCTAATCAACGCTTTTTGGCAGGTTTACCGCTCATCCAAAGAGAAGGAAACCTGATATTCGTCCATTCCACTCCTCAAGAACCCGAAGAATGGCACTACCTGACTTCGATCGCCCGCGCCGGCCGCGAGTTTGAATCGTTTTCCGAACAGATCTGCTTTATCGGTCACACGCACATGCCGACCGCTTGGGTGCAGGTTGACGGCGTCATCGAGCGCCGCACTGCGGAATTTCTCCGCATCTTGCCTGAAGAGCGGTATATCATCAATGTCGGCAGCGTCGGCCAGCCGCGCGACAACAACCCCGATGCTTGTTTCGGCATTTGGGACGATGAACGCAGCGAGTTCCGCCTTATACGCACGGCTTATGACATCCGCGCCACCCAACAGGCGATGCGCGAACACCGGCTGCCGGATTTCCTTATCGAAAGACTGGCCTATGGCCGATAA
- a CDS encoding roadblock/LC7 domain-containing protein, whose protein sequence is MFVDEQVQNKQMVFSEATFEKISRIVAELNKRLKARACIFADMNGYIVNYSGNQPEFDVHAFTAVAAGSFSTAKEMALMVSGKKHFEHVFFEGTDRHVYMCSVGDDYLMIIVFGQQTPVGFVRLLTHHAVEKLAEYLESLRRSTRQVQSFIDADFRRKLDHELDRAFGLS, encoded by the coding sequence ATGTTTGTCGACGAGCAAGTGCAAAATAAGCAGATGGTTTTTTCCGAAGCCACGTTCGAGAAAATTTCACGAATCGTCGCCGAGTTGAATAAACGGTTGAAAGCCCGTGCCTGCATTTTTGCCGACATGAACGGCTATATCGTCAATTACAGCGGCAATCAGCCGGAATTCGACGTACACGCTTTTACCGCCGTGGCAGCCGGCAGCTTTTCCACCGCCAAGGAAATGGCACTGATGGTAAGCGGTAAAAAGCATTTCGAGCACGTCTTTTTCGAAGGCACCGACCGCCATGTTTACATGTGCAGCGTCGGAGATGATTACTTGATGATCATCGTTTTCGGACAACAGACACCGGTCGGCTTTGTACGCCTGCTGACCCATCATGCCGTCGAGAAACTCGCCGAGTATCTTGAGAGCCTGCGGCGCAGTACCCGACAGGTGCAGAGTTTTATCGACGCCGATTTCCGGCGCAAGTTGGATCATGAGCTGGATCGCGCCTTCGGCCTCTCCTAA
- a CDS encoding GTPase domain-containing protein, translating into MYIDWKNQEIIFKIVYYGPGLGGKTTNLEYIHSRLDPTCRSELISFKTSVERTLYFDFIQIETRAINGKRPRFNLYTVPGQAQYGFGRKLVLNGTDALVFVADSQEGRMDDNLASLQDLEEKLALYGRSLRSVPWLIQYNKRDLPSALSLPLLQKRLNFFNVPYIEAVAVKGIGVMETLRLVIQLAVQSYTVSEQPERLTQARE; encoded by the coding sequence ATGTACATCGATTGGAAGAATCAGGAAATTATTTTCAAGATCGTCTATTATGGGCCAGGTCTGGGCGGTAAGACGACTAATTTGGAATACATACACTCCCGGCTCGATCCCACCTGCCGCAGTGAATTGATTTCCTTTAAAACCAGCGTCGAACGCACGCTCTATTTCGATTTCATTCAGATCGAAACGCGTGCAATCAACGGCAAGCGGCCGCGCTTCAATCTCTATACGGTGCCCGGTCAGGCCCAGTACGGCTTTGGCCGCAAACTGGTCTTGAATGGTACCGACGCTCTGGTTTTTGTGGCCGACTCTCAGGAGGGGCGTATGGACGACAATCTTGCCAGTCTTCAGGACTTGGAAGAAAAGCTGGCGCTTTACGGCCGCTCTCTGCGCTCCGTTCCGTGGCTCATCCAATACAACAAACGCGATCTGCCCAGCGCGTTGAGTTTGCCGTTGCTGCAAAAGAGGCTCAATTTTTTTAATGTCCCCTACATTGAAGCAGTGGCTGTAAAGGGAATCGGGGTCATGGAAACTTTGCGCCTAGTCATCCAGCTGGCAGTGCAATCCTATACAGTAAGCGAACAACCGGAAAGATTGACGCAGGCCCGCGAATAG
- a CDS encoding MFS transporter, with the protein MTRKKNTLPIEEQKPPLLATISWILYDFANTAYSMNVVSLYFSTWIIIELGRRDIWVSLVNSLSMALVAVTLPVLGDWSDRRQSKLKALLIFTLGCIGGTFFMGVVGKGISDAGIVVPIVLILYVIANYSYQGGLVFYNALLPAVSTPKTLGRVSGYGVAIGYLGSAAGLLVGGIFVDGSLFGWKIAGMEAGGRAAAFIPTALLFLIFALPVFIFVQEPKTAEKLKKWTAADSYRQVWKSLKDTQKYPGLLRFLVAKFLYEDSIETIIIYMGVYTQAVIGFSSAESTNFFILLIPAAVIGSALCGILTDHFGPKKTLVGVILGWVVCCSGVVLTAHRPLFWILGALIGALMGSTWTAARPLLITLAPKERLGEFFGLYALSGKAAAIIGPLIWSGAARLAEPYGQAVKYRVALATLTLIMFAGMIVLLGVPDLHRQIKLNEQVQSIEMSA; encoded by the coding sequence ATGACACGCAAAAAAAACACGCTGCCTATTGAGGAGCAGAAACCACCCCTTTTGGCAACCATCTCGTGGATTCTGTACGATTTTGCCAACACTGCCTATTCGATGAACGTGGTGTCGCTCTATTTCAGCACTTGGATCATCATCGAGCTGGGGCGGCGCGATATTTGGGTTTCGTTGGTCAATTCTCTGTCGATGGCATTGGTGGCCGTCACCCTTCCGGTGTTGGGCGACTGGTCGGATCGACGGCAATCCAAGCTGAAGGCTCTGCTGATCTTTACCCTTGGCTGTATCGGCGGCACTTTTTTTATGGGTGTCGTCGGCAAAGGGATCTCCGATGCAGGAATCGTGGTGCCGATCGTCTTGATTTTGTATGTCATTGCCAACTATAGCTATCAGGGCGGCCTCGTTTTTTACAACGCCCTGCTGCCGGCCGTCAGCACACCGAAAACTTTAGGTCGTGTATCAGGATACGGTGTCGCCATCGGCTATTTGGGTTCGGCGGCAGGACTGTTGGTCGGCGGCATTTTCGTCGACGGCAGCCTTTTCGGCTGGAAGATCGCCGGCATGGAAGCGGGAGGGCGCGCCGCAGCGTTCATTCCCACGGCGCTGCTGTTCTTGATTTTTGCGCTGCCGGTTTTTATTTTTGTTCAGGAACCCAAAACGGCTGAAAAACTCAAAAAATGGACGGCGGCAGATTCCTATCGCCAGGTCTGGAAATCTCTCAAAGATACGCAAAAATATCCCGGATTGCTGCGCTTTCTGGTTGCCAAGTTTTTATACGAAGACAGCATCGAGACCATCATCATCTATATGGGCGTTTATACGCAGGCAGTCATCGGCTTTTCGTCGGCCGAATCGACCAACTTTTTCATTTTGCTGATTCCTGCGGCCGTGATCGGTTCGGCCCTGTGCGGTATCTTGACCGATCATTTCGGACCCAAGAAAACGCTCGTCGGCGTCATTCTCGGCTGGGTCGTCTGCTGCAGCGGTGTGGTATTGACTGCCCACAGGCCGTTGTTCTGGATCCTCGGCGCCCTTATCGGCGCCTTGATGGGTTCCACCTGGACAGCCGCACGGCCTCTGCTCATCACTCTGGCGCCGAAAGAACGTTTGGGAGAATTCTTTGGTCTGTACGCCCTTTCCGGTAAAGCGGCGGCCATTATCGGACCGTTGATCTGGAGCGGTGCCGCCCGCCTTGCGGAACCCTATGGTCAAGCCGTAAAGTATCGCGTCGCCTTGGCAACGCTTACACTCATCATGTTTGCCGGAATGATCGTCCTGCTGGGTGTTCCGGACCTGCACCGGCAAATAAAACTGAATGAACAAGTCCAATCAATAGAGATGAGCGCATGA
- a CDS encoding SLBB domain-containing protein, whose amino-acid sequence MKTSAAIPAVLIFYTACLLQAQQTSKTSEYLLGKEESLEMVVAIWGEVKSPGEYRVPYNTNLVELISIAGGPTQNARLSKVRITGKAGAWKTNPETLEAVIKDSAEPLDEEQLKRRLETVSRKIVEYNVNRYMSDPQMVTPPPILQPGDVVFVDTDAWFRSREIIRAVHEVALIATVYVWYLRAVK is encoded by the coding sequence ATGAAAACCTCGGCAGCTATTCCTGCGGTTTTGATTTTCTACACTGCCTGCCTTTTGCAGGCGCAGCAAACGAGCAAAACGAGCGAATATTTGTTGGGCAAGGAAGAATCCCTGGAAATGGTGGTTGCGATTTGGGGTGAAGTCAAATCGCCCGGCGAGTATCGAGTCCCCTACAATACCAATCTTGTCGAATTAATTTCCATTGCCGGCGGCCCCACGCAGAATGCCAGGCTTTCAAAGGTTCGCATCACCGGTAAAGCAGGTGCTTGGAAGACCAATCCCGAAACGCTTGAAGCCGTGATCAAAGACTCTGCCGAGCCGTTGGACGAAGAACAGCTCAAACGGCGGCTGGAAACAGTCTCACGCAAAATCGTGGAATATAATGTAAATAGATATATGAGCGATCCGCAAATGGTGACGCCGCCGCCGATTCTCCAGCCCGGCGATGTGGTTTTTGTCGATACCGACGCGTGGTTTCGCAGCCGAGAAATAATTCGGGCGGTTCATGAAGTGGCCCTTATCGCCACAGTCTATGTTTGGTACTTGAGAGCGGTCAAGTAG